From the Marinomonas sp. THO17 genome, one window contains:
- a CDS encoding glyoxylate/hydroxypyruvate reductase A codes for MSFAILFATNSPNYSKALVELCGELYPEVAAYLPEDEGAQKATVAACWAPQQDLLACYPNLQLVHSVGAGVDHIPEDILLSSTPVCRVVDDGQKWAMFEYALYGILHVQRNFDKAVMEQASQNWQRYPIKTASSVRVGILGMGELGGFVAQQLAQFGYSTMGWSRSEKRLDEVACFYGEDGLAQMLPQTDVLINLLPLNQHTQGILNWDLMAQLPKGAYLINCGRGGHLVASDLIAAIEQEHLRGALLDVFPVEPLPSSDPLWQTKGVIITPHVASDASKSEIIHQLVRNGKRLANGQSPLNQIDSKRGY; via the coding sequence ATGAGCTTTGCTATTTTATTTGCGACCAATTCCCCTAATTATTCAAAGGCGTTGGTGGAACTCTGTGGTGAATTGTATCCCGAGGTTGCGGCCTATTTACCCGAGGATGAGGGAGCACAAAAGGCGACGGTGGCCGCATGTTGGGCGCCGCAACAAGACTTATTAGCCTGCTATCCCAATCTTCAGTTGGTGCATTCTGTCGGTGCGGGGGTGGATCATATTCCTGAAGACATTTTGCTTTCGTCAACACCTGTCTGCCGGGTGGTTGATGATGGGCAAAAATGGGCGATGTTTGAGTATGCTTTGTACGGCATATTACATGTGCAACGTAATTTTGATAAAGCCGTCATGGAACAGGCGTCGCAAAATTGGCAACGTTATCCGATCAAAACCGCCTCGTCGGTGCGGGTAGGAATATTAGGAATGGGAGAATTGGGTGGTTTTGTGGCGCAACAATTGGCTCAGTTTGGCTACAGTACAATGGGGTGGTCACGTTCCGAGAAACGTCTTGATGAAGTAGCCTGTTTTTATGGCGAAGATGGATTAGCGCAAATGCTGCCACAAACCGATGTGCTGATTAATTTGTTGCCCCTGAATCAACACACTCAAGGCATTTTGAATTGGGACTTGATGGCACAGTTGCCCAAGGGTGCGTACCTAATTAATTGTGGTCGAGGTGGGCATCTGGTCGCGAGTGATTTAATAGCAGCGATTGAACAAGAGCATTTACGTGGGGCCTTGCTGGATGTTTTTCCCGTTGAGCCCTTGCCCTCATCCGATCCCCTATGGCAAACGAAAGGAGTGATTATCACACCTCATGTGGCCTCAGATGCGTCCAAATCTGAAATTATTCATCAGTTGGTGCGTAATGGGAAAAGATTGGCGAATGGGCAATCCCCCCTTAACCAGATTGACTCAAAGCGAGGTTATTAA
- a CDS encoding aspartate aminotransferase family protein: MHNDFLVSLDKQHLIHPVSNYREHEEKGVTILHSGKGAYLTDYQGKTLLDAFSGLWCVNVGYGQDSVIKAAETQLRTLPYATGYFDFGSEPAIKLAAKLVEITPSSLQHVYFTLGGSDAVDSAIRFITNYFNALGKHSKKHFISVERGYHGSSSQGAGLTALPAFHRHFDLPQPNQHRIPCPYAYRSTENTSDESLINQSVTALKNKVKELGVDQVAAFFCEPIMGSGGVIVPPKGWLKAMQLCCNELGILFVVDEVITGFGRTGPMFASLAEQVTPDLMTMAKGLTSGYAPMGAVMMSDEVYQGLLQGCGANAPVGHGYTYSAHPVSAAIALEVIRLYEEELLANGQRLGPYFEQGLQAFRSHPLVGDARCRGLLGALELVANKDLKTPFPAQLKLAERIAKSAYQHGLIFRAFADNILGFAPALCYTEEDFDLLFQRLTRILDEIMGQPEVRLAMDKAATHCQPVVNK, from the coding sequence ATGCATAACGATTTTTTAGTTTCTCTGGACAAGCAGCATCTCATCCACCCCGTCAGCAATTATCGTGAGCACGAAGAAAAAGGCGTCACCATACTTCATTCTGGTAAAGGTGCTTACCTCACAGATTATCAAGGAAAAACATTATTAGACGCTTTTTCAGGTCTCTGGTGCGTCAATGTGGGTTATGGTCAAGACAGTGTTATCAAGGCAGCAGAAACACAACTGCGCACTCTCCCTTATGCCACTGGCTACTTTGATTTTGGCTCTGAACCAGCCATCAAACTGGCGGCCAAGTTAGTTGAGATTACTCCCTCTTCACTTCAGCATGTCTACTTTACTCTGGGTGGATCCGATGCCGTCGACTCGGCTATTCGTTTCATCACGAATTATTTTAATGCCCTAGGCAAACACAGTAAAAAGCACTTTATCAGCGTCGAGCGTGGTTATCATGGCTCTTCATCCCAAGGCGCTGGGCTTACGGCCTTACCTGCTTTTCATCGACACTTTGATTTGCCCCAGCCTAATCAACATCGTATTCCATGCCCTTACGCCTATCGTAGTACTGAAAACACAAGCGATGAAAGTCTCATTAACCAATCTGTGACCGCTTTGAAAAACAAGGTAAAAGAGCTGGGCGTGGATCAGGTCGCGGCATTTTTCTGTGAACCCATTATGGGTTCTGGTGGCGTGATCGTTCCACCGAAAGGTTGGCTCAAAGCCATGCAGTTATGCTGTAACGAGTTAGGCATATTGTTCGTGGTGGACGAAGTCATCACCGGATTTGGTCGTACCGGCCCCATGTTTGCCAGTTTGGCGGAACAGGTAACCCCCGACCTAATGACCATGGCAAAAGGCTTAACTTCAGGTTACGCGCCTATGGGCGCGGTTATGATGAGTGATGAGGTGTACCAAGGTTTGCTGCAAGGTTGCGGTGCCAATGCGCCTGTCGGTCATGGCTATACCTATTCTGCCCACCCTGTCAGTGCCGCCATCGCCTTGGAAGTGATTCGCTTATATGAAGAAGAATTATTGGCCAATGGTCAACGCCTTGGCCCTTATTTTGAGCAAGGTTTACAGGCCTTTAGGTCTCATCCTCTGGTGGGAGATGCCCGCTGTCGCGGCTTACTCGGTGCTTTGGAATTAGTCGCCAACAAAGACCTTAAAACGCCTTTTCCTGCACAGCTAAAATTGGCTGAACGCATTGCCAAAAGTGCTTATCAGCACGGGCTCATTTTCCGCGCTTTTGCCGACAATATTCTTGGCTTTGCTCCAGCCCTGTGTTATACCGAAGAGGATTTTGACCTATTATTTCAACGCTTAACCCGCATTCTTGATGAGATAATGGGGCAACCTGAGGTACGTCTAGCAATGGATAAGGCCGCCACACACTGCCAACCCGTGGTAAATAAATGA